A region of the Chryseobacterium gotjawalense genome:
AACCATTATTTTTCCTCGATTATTTAGCCTGCGGAAAACTGGATGCAGATATTGCCGCCGAAATTGTAATGGGAATGGTGAAGGCATGCAAAGACAATAACTGCGCACTGATCGGTGGCGAAACTGCCGAAATGCCGGGAATGTATAAACCGGGCGATTATGATGTCGCAGGATTTTGCGTTGGAATCGTAGAAAAAGATCAGATCATCGATGGTTCGAAAATTAAAGCGGGCTGCAAAATTATCGCTTTACCAAGTTCAGGATTTCACTCGAATGGTTTTTCGCTGGTAAGAAAAATATTTACGGATTTTAATGAAGAGTTTGAAGGAAAACCTTTATATGAAACACTTCTTGTTCCGACAAGATTGTATTACCAACCGATTCATCAGATTTTAGAAGAAATTTCTCTGTGCGGAATCGCCCATATTACCGGCGGCGGAATTATTGAAAATATTCCGAGAATAATTCCTGAAAATTTGTGTGCAACAGTGGATACTTCAAAAATTAAAATCCCGTCCGTGATGCTCGAATTGGAAAAGCGTGGAAATATCGACCGCCTGGAAATGTACGGAACCTTCAATATGGGAGTCGGCATGGTTGTGGTTGTTGATGAAAAGCATGCAGACAAAGTTTTAAATCTCATTGATGATGCTTACGAAATCGGTGAAATCACTGAAGGTTCAGAGAAAATTAATTTAATATAATTAACCTGGCAATCTGAAAATCTACCAATGTAACAATCTCAGTACATGATTACATTGGTAAATTTATAAATTGTTACATTGAAATAAATGAAGAATATCGTTGTTTTAGTTTCCGGCGGCGGAACTAATTTGCAAAGAATTATAGACTGCATTAAAAGCGGAGAAATTCTGAACGCAGAGATTGCGATGGTCGTTGCAGACCGGGAATGTTTTGGCTTGGAACGGTCTAAAAAGCAGAATATTCCAACGAAGTTGATTCAGAGAGGGAAAATGTTCTCTATGGAATTAAAAAAGATTCTTCCGGAAAATACAGATTTAATTGTGCTCGCTGGGTTTTTATCCATTTTAAATAAAGAATTCTGCGAATCATTTTCGGGAAAAATCATCAACATTCATCCTGCTTTACTGCCGAAATTTGGCGGCAAAGGAATGTGGGGAAATCACGTTCACGAAGCGGTTTTAGCGGCTGAGGAGAAAGAAAGTGGTGCAACTGTTCATTATGTAACGTCGGGAATTGATGAAGGTGAAATCATTCTTCAAAAATCATTTGAAATTGCAGATGATGAAACCTTAGAAACTCTAGCTGAAAAAATTCATAGTATAGAATATGAGATTTTCCCGGAAGCGATCAATAAAATACTCGGAATTCCCCGTGAAAAAAAGGAGAATTGAAAAGAAAATAAAGTAAATCTAATAAAAGTAAAAAGAAAAAAAATGTCAAAAAAAAGAGCGCTTATCTCCGTTTCCGATAAATCCGGACTCGTAGATTTTGCAAAGTTTTTAGAAGCAAACAATTACGAATTGATTTCTACGGGCGGAACTTTTAAACATTTAAAAGAAGCAGGTTTAAATCCGATTCAAATCGATGAAGTTACCAGTTTTCCCGAAATGTTAGATGGCCGGGTGAAAACTTTACATCCAAAAGTTCATGGCGGACTGCTTGCCATCCGTTCAAATGAGGAGCACATGAACACGGTGACCGAACATGAAATTATCTTAATCGATATGGTTGTGGTTAACCTTTACCCATTTTTTGCCCATGCGAATACCGATATTTCTTTAGAAGAAAAAGTAGAATTCATTGATATTGGCGGACCGTCAATGTTGCGGTCCGGAGCCAAGAATTTTCAGTCTGTTACCGTAATTAGCAATGTTGAAGATTATGCTGTTATTCAAAAGCAAATCGAAGAAAGCGGCAATACCACTTTAGAAACAAGAAAAAAATTAGCCGGAAAAGTATTTAATCTGACTTCCGCTTATGATGCAGCAATTGCGCAGATGCTTTTAGAAGAAGACTATCCGCACTACTTAAACGCTTCTTATCAGAAAGTTTCGGATTTGAGATATGGCGAAAATCCGCATCAGACGGCCGCCTATTATGTTTCGACAACGGAAAATGGGGCGATGAAGGATTTCGAAATTTTGGGCGGCAAAGAACTGTCTTTCAATAATCTCCGCGATATGGATTTGTGCTGGAAAGTCGTCAATGAATTTAAAGATGAAATGGCCTGTTGTGCGGTGAAACATTCCACACCATGCGGAGTTGCCATCGGAACAACAGCGGTAGAAACCTATAAGAAAACATTTGAATGCGATCCTGTTTCAATTTTCGGCGGAATTATCGGAATGAACTTTAAAGTTGATTTCGCTACGGCCGAAGAACTCAGTAAAACATTTTTAGAAATTGTAATGGCTCCAGATTTCGATGCAGACGCTTTAGAATTTTTGAAAAAGAAAAAAAATCTGCGAATCATTAAAATTAAAAATCCGGTTACCGATCAGCAAACCTGGGTGAAAATCGATGGTGGAATGTTGGTTCAGGATAATGACAATCAATTTTCAGATGACATTAAAACAGTGACCATTTTTAAACCGACAGCCGAACAGGAAAAAGCATTATTATTCGCACAACGAGTTGTGAAATATGTGAAATCAAATGCGATTGTTGTCTCCAACGGCGTGCAGGCATTGGGAATCGGCGGTGGGCAGGTTAATAGAATTTGGGCAACCGAACATGCGGTAGAAAGAGCAAAACTAAAATTTGAAGGAGATTTGGTTTTGGCCTCAGATGCATTTTTCCCATTCAGAGATGTGGTTGACTTTTGTGCGAAAGAAGGCATCAAAGCAATCATTCAGCCAGGAGGAAGTATGCGCGATGAAGACAGCATCGAAGCAGCAAACGAACACGGTATTCCAATGATGTTTTCCGGAATGAGACACTTTTTGCATTAATTTTGCTAATCTAAATTTAGAACGGAAATTTTTTCCAACTCGATTTGAAATCCACTTTCAATTGAGTAATTTTGTAAAATGCAAACAAATAATAAACGATGCAATCGCTCTAAATAAAAATTTGATTCAGTAATGGATTAAGTTAAGGCGATTCCATTTGACCATTAAACATTAATAAATAAACTACAAATGAAAATTTTAATAGTAGGAAATGGCGCCAGAGAATCTGCGGTAGCTTTAAAGCTTAGCAGTGATAAAAGGATTACTAAAATGTATTTCTCCAAAGGAAATGCAACGACAGAATCGCTGGGGCAAAATGTATATGACGACAGCATCGAAGGGTTACGGGATTTGGTGATCAAAGAAAGAATAGATTTAACCATCGTAGGTCCGGAAGCACCTCTGGTTGCTGGGATTGTAGACGAATTTAAAAAACATAATCTTAAGATTTTCGGTCCGAGAAAAAGAACTGCAGAACTGGAAGGAAGCAAGGCGTTTTCGAAAAAATTCATGCAGACTCACAACATCAAAACGGCGAAAGCGAAGGTGTTTGAAGCGTATCAGGATGCCATTGATTACGTAAGAACACAAAAATTTCCTTTGGTCATTAAAGCCAGTGGTCTTGCGGGTGGAAAAGGAGTAGTCATTGCTGACGATTTAGCTCAGGCAGAAACGACCATTCACCAGTTTATGATCGAAAGAATCTTTGGTGATGCGGGAATTCAGTTGGTGATCGAAGAATATTTGAGAGGTTTTGAAGCCTCGATTATCGCCTTTTCAAACGGCGACAAATTATTCCCCTGTATTCCGGTAAAGGATTATAAAAAAGCCGGCTCAGGTGATACAGGACCCAATACCGGTGGTATGGGAAGCGTTGCCCCAAGTCCCGAATTTACAGATGAGCATCAGAAAGATTTTGAGGAAAATATCTTGAAACCTACCTTAAAAGGTCTTCATGCTTCGAATATCCGTTTCAAAGGGTTTATCTTTTTCGGTTTAATGATTACAGAAAACGGAACTTATTTGTTGGAATATAACATGAGATTAGGCGATCCTGAAACGCAGGTTATTATGGCGCTGATGGAAAATAATCTCTACGACGTGATTATGGACTGCTTAGAAGGAAATGATATCGAACTGAAATTCAGCGACAAAAAAGCAGTGTGTTTGGTAATGTGTTCCGGCGGCTATCCAAGACAAATTGAAACTGGTTTTGAAATTCGGAATTCGGAAAAAGTGACGAGTCAACTCCTTTTTGCCGGAGCCAGAGTGAAAGGCAGCCAGATTCTGACAACTGGCGGACGCGTTCTAAGTCTGGTGGCAACAGGTGATACTTTCGAAGAAGCCCGTAAAAAAGTGTACCAGGATGCAGACATCATTCACTACGATTACGAATATTACAGAGACGATATCGGTAAATTTTAACTCATAAGGCGTGGTTTTTCCACGT
Encoded here:
- the purM gene encoding phosphoribosylformylglycinamidine cyclo-ligase, with protein sequence MSNTYKAAGVDKEEGYKTVDKIKTAVAETHNKNVLNNLGSFGAFYEIAGYKNPVLVSGTDGVGTKLKVALDSKKYDSIGVDCFAMCANDIICHGAKPLFFLDYLACGKLDADIAAEIVMGMVKACKDNNCALIGGETAEMPGMYKPGDYDVAGFCVGIVEKDQIIDGSKIKAGCKIIALPSSGFHSNGFSLVRKIFTDFNEEFEGKPLYETLLVPTRLYYQPIHQILEEISLCGIAHITGGGIIENIPRIIPENLCATVDTSKIKIPSVMLELEKRGNIDRLEMYGTFNMGVGMVVVVDEKHADKVLNLIDDAYEIGEITEGSEKINLI
- the purH gene encoding bifunctional phosphoribosylaminoimidazolecarboxamide formyltransferase/IMP cyclohydrolase produces the protein MSKKRALISVSDKSGLVDFAKFLEANNYELISTGGTFKHLKEAGLNPIQIDEVTSFPEMLDGRVKTLHPKVHGGLLAIRSNEEHMNTVTEHEIILIDMVVVNLYPFFAHANTDISLEEKVEFIDIGGPSMLRSGAKNFQSVTVISNVEDYAVIQKQIEESGNTTLETRKKLAGKVFNLTSAYDAAIAQMLLEEDYPHYLNASYQKVSDLRYGENPHQTAAYYVSTTENGAMKDFEILGGKELSFNNLRDMDLCWKVVNEFKDEMACCAVKHSTPCGVAIGTTAVETYKKTFECDPVSIFGGIIGMNFKVDFATAEELSKTFLEIVMAPDFDADALEFLKKKKNLRIIKIKNPVTDQQTWVKIDGGMLVQDNDNQFSDDIKTVTIFKPTAEQEKALLFAQRVVKYVKSNAIVVSNGVQALGIGGGQVNRIWATEHAVERAKLKFEGDLVLASDAFFPFRDVVDFCAKEGIKAIIQPGGSMRDEDSIEAANEHGIPMMFSGMRHFLH
- the purD gene encoding phosphoribosylamine--glycine ligase, producing MKILIVGNGARESAVALKLSSDKRITKMYFSKGNATTESLGQNVYDDSIEGLRDLVIKERIDLTIVGPEAPLVAGIVDEFKKHNLKIFGPRKRTAELEGSKAFSKKFMQTHNIKTAKAKVFEAYQDAIDYVRTQKFPLVIKASGLAGGKGVVIADDLAQAETTIHQFMIERIFGDAGIQLVIEEYLRGFEASIIAFSNGDKLFPCIPVKDYKKAGSGDTGPNTGGMGSVAPSPEFTDEHQKDFEENILKPTLKGLHASNIRFKGFIFFGLMITENGTYLLEYNMRLGDPETQVIMALMENNLYDVIMDCLEGNDIELKFSDKKAVCLVMCSGGYPRQIETGFEIRNSEKVTSQLLFAGARVKGSQILTTGGRVLSLVATGDTFEEARKKVYQDADIIHYDYEYYRDDIGKF
- the purN gene encoding phosphoribosylglycinamide formyltransferase; this translates as MKNIVVLVSGGGTNLQRIIDCIKSGEILNAEIAMVVADRECFGLERSKKQNIPTKLIQRGKMFSMELKKILPENTDLIVLAGFLSILNKEFCESFSGKIINIHPALLPKFGGKGMWGNHVHEAVLAAEEKESGATVHYVTSGIDEGEIILQKSFEIADDETLETLAEKIHSIEYEIFPEAINKILGIPREKKEN